Proteins encoded together in one Bacillota bacterium window:
- a CDS encoding carbohydrate ABC transporter permease has product MLDIGRLKRKIFDVFIYIIMCLVIVICLYPIVYVFSMSISSPLAVAKQEVWLLPKGFSRGAYKLVFDNPDIWRAYYNTIWYTLIGTIVNVIMTVALAYPLSRKSFFAREPIMFFITFTMFFSGGIIPSFILINKLGLYNTRWALIIPGAIGVFYVIIARTYFETIPESLIESAKLDGANEVTILWKIIMPLSMPIIAVLILFYAVGHWNSYFSALIYLPNQKLQPLQLYLVKILIENTQDLAANMLPGEQKSLATMQIKYAVIMVAVVPILCVYPFLQKYFVKGVMIGAIKA; this is encoded by the coding sequence ATGCTTGATATTGGAAGGTTAAAGAGAAAGATATTTGATGTGTTTATTTATATAATAATGTGCCTTGTTATAGTAATATGCCTCTATCCCATAGTATATGTATTCAGCATGTCCATAAGTTCTCCATTGGCTGTTGCAAAGCAAGAAGTATGGCTGTTGCCTAAAGGGTTTTCACGGGGAGCATATAAACTGGTGTTTGATAACCCTGACATATGGAGAGCATATTATAATACAATATGGTATACTTTAATTGGCACTATAGTTAATGTTATCATGACGGTTGCTCTTGCGTACCCATTGTCCAGAAAGAGCTTCTTTGCGAGAGAACCCATCATGTTTTTCATAACCTTTACTATGTTTTTCAGTGGAGGCATCATACCGTCCTTTATTCTTATAAACAAGCTGGGATTGTATAATACCCGCTGGGCTTTAATTATACCAGGAGCTATAGGAGTATTTTATGTAATCATTGCTAGGACTTATTTTGAAACGATACCTGAGAGCCTGATAGAGTCAGCGAAACTAGATGGAGCAAACGAGGTAACAATCCTATGGAAGATAATAATGCCCCTATCCATGCCAATTATAGCAGTCCTAATTCTTTTTTACGCAGTGGGGCACTGGAATAGCTATTTCAGTGCGTTAATCTATCTGCCTAACCAGAAACTGCAACCTCTTCAGCTATACCTCGTGAAGATACTCATTGAAAACACCCAGGACCTTGCAGCTAATATGCTGCCTGGAGAGCAGAAAAGTTTGGCTACAATGCAGATAAAGTACGCCGTCATTATGGTTGCAGTAGTTCCTATTCTGTGTGTTTATCCTTTTCTCCAGAAGTATTTTGTCAAAGGCGTAATGATAGGAGCTATAAAGGCATAG